The segment CGGAAGGTAGCCGAGCAGGAGCAGGGCGCGGTTCATCTCGTCGCGGTCCCAGATGATCCCCTGTTCCAGTTTGGCGTCGAGTTGGACCCAGTGGCGGCTGAGCCACTCGCAGCCGAAGGAGGAGCTTTCCAGATCAAGGACGGTGTTCATGGGGTCTCGGGAGAGGTTTTGCGCGAGGCGTCGGACGGCGTGGCGCTGTTTCTTTTCCCAGCGCTCGACGGCGTCGCGCGAGGACTGGGCCAGGGTGGCTTCCTCGACGGTGCGGCAGCGTTCGAGGCGGGCGTAGGCGAGGGCCGAGGCGCGGATGAGGGCTTCCTCGGCCTCGGTGTCGGCGCCGAGCTGCTTCGTCCAGCGATCGGCGAAGCGTTGCATGAGGGCGGCCTCGGCGGCGCCGTCGGGGAGCTGGGCGGTCAGTCCGTGGCGTCGGGCGTTGTGCCGGCTGCGGCGTTTGCCGCGCTCGGAGCGCGGTCCCGAGGGGCGGGGGGCGTCGGTGTGGGTGTTGGGTTCCTGGGGACGGGGCGATTCATCGGGGGATGGGGAGATCTGGTGCTGGCTCATGAGGGTTGACCTTTGCAAGGGGGGCCGGGGCGATGGGTCGGGGAGATCGTGCTGAAGCGGGATCGCGCGCGGCGGCGTCGCCGGCGCGGCATCAATCGAGGGACTCGTCTCTCATTACCATCGTGGAAACAGGCCGCGCCAGTCACAAAAAGCGGGAGGAGAGGGAGATTGGCCCGGTCGGGCGGCTCTGGGGTGCTGACCCGTGGTGATCGGCCAACGGGCCCTTGTGCAGGGGTGGATCGGGGCGGGGTGGTGAGGGGAGGCCGAGCTGGAAAGGGAGGGGCGAGGCGCCTTCGTCGGCCTCGTGCGGCTGCGCCGCCCGGACGACGGCCGTCGTCCGGGCCACCCGCGAGCCCGATTGACGAGCACCGGGGCCAGCCAGTGAGACGTGATCAAGGCCATCGGGTCCGTGATGGATTCCGACTGCGAACCCCTCTGATCACCGCCCGAACGCTCCCGTTGCCCCCTCGGTCACTCGCGCACCGGCCACCCGTCGTGGTCCCCGAACCGAGTCGCGTAGTTTCGGCCGCTCTGGCCGGGTATGCTGGGTGGAGGAAACCGCGAGTCGTCAATATGGTCTGAAGCTGCGTGAGTTCGAGATGGAGATCCGCTTTCACTACGACCCGGACACCGGCCTACCCCACATGTATGGGCACGGTGTGACCGAGGAGGAGGCGGAGTTCGTTCTGCGCCACCCTGGCGAGGATCGTCCCGGCCGTGACGGGTCGCGTCACGCGCTGGGGCAGACCGCTGCGGGGCGCTACCTTCGCGTGATCTACGTACCAGACGAGGACGGAGACGGCATCTTCGTGGTCACGGCCTACGACATCCGAGGCAAGGCGCTGCAGGCCTATCGAAGGAGGAGGAGACGATGAACGAATCCAAGTATCCCGCCGGCTGGGACGCTGCCCGGGTCAAGAAGCTGATCGACGCCTACGAGAGCCAGTCGGAGGACGAGGAGGTCGCCGAGGACGAGGAGGGAGTGTCCGAGAGTAAAGGCCAAGCCGTCGTCACGGTGCCCGAGGAATTGCTGCCAGAAGTCCGCCGCCTCCTGGCAACGCACAAGAGCGCCTAACCCCTCTCATGGCCTTGGCAGTAAGGCGGGCGGGGTGGCACTGGCGGATGAAAGGTGCTGATGTCTGGGTGCCATTGGCTCTGCCAGTGCTCTGGTTCGGCCCGGCACTGGCAGAGCCCGTGGCACCCAGCGAGCAACCGGAGCCACCCAGGGGGCGGGGTTCCTGTCCGAGTTTGGGGTGAAGCTCGGCGCGGGGGGGGGCGAAGCGTGGAGTCATGGCCATCGCTTCGAGGGAAGGGGACCCGGCAGGAGGGGTTCATCCGATGAGCAGGTCGATGGGGCTGCGGACGCCGAGGGGGCCGGTTTGCAGGACGTGGGTGTAGATCATGGTGGTGCGGACGTCCTGGTGGCCGAGGAGTTCCTGGACGGTGCGGATGTCGGAGCCGGATTCGAGCAGGTGGGTGGCGAAGCTGTGGCGGAAGGTGTGGCAGGTGGCGGGCTTGGCGATGCCCGAGGCCCGGACCGCCGAGGAGACGGCATGCTGGACGGCCCGTTCGGCCAGGTGGTGGCGGCGGACGACGCCGGAGCGCGGGTCGATCCCCCGCTTCAGGGCCGGGAAGACGTATTGCCAGCCGGGCTGCTGGTCGGCATTGGGGTATTTGGTGGCCAGGGCATCGGGCAGGTAGACGCGGCCGTAGCCCTCGCGGAGGTCCTTCGCGTGGACGGCCAGGGCGTGCTCGATCTGCCTGCGGAGCGGGTCGGCCAGCGCCTTCGGGAGCAGGGTGACGCGGTCCTTCTGCCCCTTGCCGTCGCGGACGACCAGGTGGTTCTGGCCGAAATCGACGTCCTTGACCCGCAGGCGGAGGCCCTCCAGCAGGCGGAGCCCGGCGCCATAGAGCAGGCTGGCGATGAGCCATTTCTCGCCGGTGAGGAGGTCGAGGACCGCCTTGACCTCCTCTCGGGTCAGGACGACGGGGAGGCGATCAGGCCTCCGGGCGCGGACGACCTCGCCGACCTCGCCGAGGGGCCGGTCGAGCACCTCCTGGTACAGGAACAGCAGGGCCGCCATCGCCTGGTTCTGGGTCGAGGCCGCCACCTTCCGCTCGACGGCCAGGTGGGTGAGGAAGGCGTTGATCTCGTCTTCTCCCAGTTCGATCGGATGCCTGGTGCCGTGGAAGCGGATGAACTGCGTGATCCAGCCGATGTACGCGTCCTCGGTCCTGATGCTGTAATGCCGGACCCGGATCGCCTTGCGGACCTGATCGAGCAGCTTCGCCATCGCCGTAGATCCCTCGCGCACGGTCTTCGTTCGTGTTTGTCCGTCGAAGACCGGGAATTTCCTTGCAATCTCCCGCGATTGCCGCCACATTATGATGTGACGCCCGGGATGATACGAGCGTTCAGTCGTGTTCTTTCACGAATTTTCGGTCGCCGGTGTGTCGCAATTGCGACGAATCGTGCGCCGAAACAAGGTTAGGCGGCGCGGGAAGTTTCGTACGTGGTGACCGCCTT is part of the Tautonia marina genome and harbors:
- a CDS encoding DUF4258 domain-containing protein codes for the protein MEIRFHYDPDTGLPHMYGHGVTEEEAEFVLRHPGEDRPGRDGSRHALGQTAAGRYLRVIYVPDEDGDGIFVVTAYDIRGKALQAYRRRRRR
- a CDS encoding integron integrase yields the protein MAKLLDQVRKAIRVRHYSIRTEDAYIGWITQFIRFHGTRHPIELGEDEINAFLTHLAVERKVAASTQNQAMAALLFLYQEVLDRPLGEVGEVVRARRPDRLPVVLTREEVKAVLDLLTGEKWLIASLLYGAGLRLLEGLRLRVKDVDFGQNHLVVRDGKGQKDRVTLLPKALADPLRRQIEHALAVHAKDLREGYGRVYLPDALATKYPNADQQPGWQYVFPALKRGIDPRSGVVRRHHLAERAVQHAVSSAVRASGIAKPATCHTFRHSFATHLLESGSDIRTVQELLGHQDVRTTMIYTHVLQTGPLGVRSPIDLLIG